The following nucleotide sequence is from Cyclobacteriaceae bacterium.
ATTCTGATAGTTAGTTCTGTGAGGCCTTAATCAAAGGCTATTTCATTAAAAAATAAAGCTATCCTTCGATTTTAAGGCCGACAAAGGTATCAAAGTGACCAATTCAACGGAAGGAATAGTCCGCAAGTATTCCTGCAATCGATTTCCGGACAGGTTTTCCTCACTTTGGGTCATTAAAATGAAATCAAAATGAGGAAATTCAGGTACTAATTCAGGCGTGGCGTTCTCTCCTTCCATAGCCCTGTTTTTGAAAAGGTGCAGCTCATTAAGCGGCGTCTGAAATGAATAATGATCATAGGATGCAGTAAGGTCTTTTTTAAAGTGAATGATCAGATCCTGCTGCTTTACCAGATTGGTCTTCAATGTTTTATTGAGGTGCCAGGCCAGTTTATAGCCCTTTAATGAAGTCCTCACTCCCAGCAATTCAAAATCATAAGAGTATTCAATCTCAAGCTTATTTTTCTTGATTTTCGCAGTCATTTGGACAGGTATATTGAAAAGTAAAAAGTTTGACAATATGGCTCCAAATCTCTTACTTTGCGCAGATTTTTAAAATACCTTAAACCTTATAAACATGTCTGACATCGCACAAAAAGTAAAACAGATCATCATCGACAAACTGGGAGTAGAAGAATCTGAAGTAACACCTGAGGCAAGCTTTACGAACGACCTGGGAGCAGATTCTCTTGATACAGTCGAGTTGATTATGGAGTTTGAAAAAGAATTTAACATCTCCATTCCGGACGACCAGGCAGAAAATATCGCTACAGTAGGACAAGCAATTTCTTATCTGGAACAAAACGCGAAGAAATAATCAGGACGTATCCTGATTTTAAATTCTGACACCAATTTTTCAGCATGAATTTTAAAAGGGTTGTTATCACTGGGATAGGTGCACTCACGCCAATCGGAAATACTCTCAACGAATATTGGGAAGGTTTAAAAGCCGGAAAAAGCGGGGCTGCACCTATAACCAGGTTTGATGCAACTCTCTTCAAAACCAAATTTGCGTGCGAGCTAAAGAACTTCGATCCGACCAACTTTATGGATCGGAAAGAAGCACGCAAACTCGATCCATTCGCGCAGTTCGCTCTTATCTCTGCTGATGAAGCAATCATCCATTCACAACTTAATCTTTCAACCATAAACCCTGATCGTGTCGGGGTTATCTGGGGGTCGGGTATTGGAGGTCTTACAACATTCTCGGAAGAAGTGAAATCATTTGGACGTGGGGATGGTACTCCACGATTCAATCCTTTCTTCATTCCGAAAATGATCGCGGATATTGCCGCAGGACATATCTCTATTAAGTATGGCTTTCGTGGACCGAACTATACAACGGTATCTGCCTGCGCCTCTTCTACTCATGCTATTTACGATGCATTTACTTATATCCGCTTAGGCAAAGCTGACGTGATTATTTCAGGCGGTTCTGAAGCAGTTGTTTGTGAGGCAGGCATTGGTGGATTCAATGCTATGAAAGCCCTTTCTGAACGCAATGATTCTCCTGAAACTGCATCACGCCCTTATGATAAGGATCGTGATGGTTTTGTTCTGGGAGAAGGTGCTGGTGCGTTGGTGCTTGAAGAATATGAATATGCGAAAGCACGCGGTGCAAAAATTTATGGTGAGATTCTCGGCGGCGGAATGACTGCCGATGCATATCACATCACTGCTCCTCATCCTGAAGGTGCGGGTGTTATCAATGTTATGAACCTTGCTATTCAAGAGGCTGGTATCAAACCGTCCGACATTGAATATGTAAATACCCATGGAACTTCCACTCCTCTTGGAGATATTGGAGAGATCAAGGCAATCGAAAAAGTCTTTGGTGAACATGCATCTAAGCTGAATATCAGCTCCACAAAATCAATGACAGGTCACCTTTTGGGTGCTGCGGGAGCCATTGAAGCTATCGCTTGTCTTCTGGCGCTGAACGAAGGAATCATTGCTCCTACGATCAATCACTTTACTGATGATGAAGGTCTCAATCCAAACCTTAATCTCACATTCAACAAAGCTCAAAAGCGC
It contains:
- a CDS encoding IPExxxVDY family protein, whose product is MTAKIKKNKLEIEYSYDFELLGVRTSLKGYKLAWHLNKTLKTNLVKQQDLIIHFKKDLTASYDHYSFQTPLNELHLFKNRAMEGENATPELVPEFPHFDFILMTQSEENLSGNRLQEYLRTIPSVELVTLIPLSALKSKDSFIF
- a CDS encoding acyl carrier protein, with the translated sequence MSDIAQKVKQIIIDKLGVEESEVTPEASFTNDLGADSLDTVELIMEFEKEFNISIPDDQAENIATVGQAISYLEQNAKK
- the fabF gene encoding beta-ketoacyl-ACP synthase II translates to MNFKRVVITGIGALTPIGNTLNEYWEGLKAGKSGAAPITRFDATLFKTKFACELKNFDPTNFMDRKEARKLDPFAQFALISADEAIIHSQLNLSTINPDRVGVIWGSGIGGLTTFSEEVKSFGRGDGTPRFNPFFIPKMIADIAAGHISIKYGFRGPNYTTVSACASSTHAIYDAFTYIRLGKADVIISGGSEAVVCEAGIGGFNAMKALSERNDSPETASRPYDKDRDGFVLGEGAGALVLEEYEYAKARGAKIYGEILGGGMTADAYHITAPHPEGAGVINVMNLAIQEAGIKPSDIEYVNTHGTSTPLGDIGEIKAIEKVFGEHASKLNISSTKSMTGHLLGAAGAIEAIACLLALNEGIIAPTINHFTDDEGLNPNLNLTFNKAQKRNVNIALSNTFGFGGHNACIIIRKPE